The following DNA comes from Streptococcus pasteurianus.
GTCATGCTTCAAGTGTCATATTTCAAATACACGAAGAAAAAATATGGTGAAGGGCGTCGTATTTTCCGCATGACACCATTCCATCATCATTTGGAACTTGGTGGTTTGACAGGAAAATCAGAAAAATGGTCAGAATGGAAAGTTGATGCTTTTTTGTGGAGTGTTGGCGCTATTGCAAGTATTTTGACCTTGATTGCACTTTACACATTTTAATAAATGAACGAGCTGGGTTTTCAGCTCGTTTTTGATTCTAAATCGCAGTGTACTTTGCTTTAATCCCCCTTTTAATGATATAATAAAAGAGAACGAAAAAATTCGCTTAGTCGTTTTTGGCTGGGGATTAAACGATAAGTAAATATAGAGAACTTTTCAAGTGAAACTTGATGAGATAAGAAATTGAGGTAAAGCATGTCTTTTAATGATTTTAATTTTAAGCCCTACATTCGTGAGGCGCTTGCAGAGCTTAAATTCACAAATCCGACAGAAGTACAACAAAAGTTAATTCCTGTTGTGCGTTCTGGTCGTGATTTGGTTGGAGAATCTAAAACTGGTTCAGGAAAAACACACACTTTCTTGTTGCCGATTTTTGAGAAATTAGATGAAAACAGTAATAATGTTCAGGTGGTTATCACAGCACCAAGCCGTGAGTTGGCAACGCAAATTTATCAAGCAACCAAACAAATTGCTGAAAAATCTGAAACAGAAATTCGTGTGGTAAACTACGTTGGTGGTACAGATAAACTACGTCAAATTGAAAAATTGAAATCATCTCAGCCACACATCGTCATTGGTACACCTGGTCGTATCTATGATTTGGTCAAATCAGGTGATTTGGAAATTTATAAAGCTCATACCTTTGTTGTTGATGAAGCTGATATGACGCTTGATATGGGATTCCTTGATACAGTGGATAAGATTGCAGGGACATTGCCAAAAGATGTTCAAATTTTGGTTTTCTCAGCGACTATTCCACAAAAATTGCAACCCTTCTTGAAAAAATATTTGACAAATCCAGTCATGGAAAAAATCAAGACAACTACTGTTATCGCAGATACAATCGATAATTGGTTGGTTTCAACTAAGGGACGTGATAAAAATGCGCAAATCTTGGAAATCACTAAAGCCCTAAATCCATATCTTGCCATGATTTTTGTAAACACAAAAGAACGTGCAGATGAATTGCATAGCTATCTTGTGTCAAATGGATTGAAAGTGGCAAAAATTCACGGCGATATTCCTCCACGTGAACGTAAACGCACCATGAACCAAATCAAAAAACTGTCATACGAATACATTGTGGCGACAGATTTGGCAGCGCGTGGGATTGATATTGAAGGAGTTAGTCATGTTATCAATGATGCTATTCCGCAAGATTTATCATTCTTTGTGCACCGTGTTGGACGTACAGGACGTAATGATTTAAATGGTATTGCTATTACGCTTTACAAACCAAGTGACGATTCTGATATTCGTGAACTTGAAAAAATGGGGATTAAATTTGTCCCTAAAATGCTTAAAAACGGTGAATTTCAAGATACTTACGACCGTGACCGTCGAGCTAACCGCGAAAAATCTTACCAAAAATTAGATACTGAAATGATCGGTCTGGTTAAAAAGAAAAAGAAAAAAATTAAACCAGGCTACAAGAAAAAAATTCAATGGAAAGTTGATGAAAAACGCAAACGTGAACGCCGTGCCGCTAATCGTGCCAAAGGACGTGCTGAACGTAAAGCAAGAAAACAAACTTTCTAGAAAACAGAATCCCGAAATAACTTCGGGATTTTTATTTTAAGCAAGTAGCGCTTGGTTAGCTTTGTCAAGAAATGTGATTTATTTCCTGATAGTTTTTTCTTATCAAGTCCATAGAAAAAATGTATTGGGAAAGTGTGGCTAAGTTTGATAGACTGGAAAGGAATTATTAGAAAAGAGGAAGACAAATGAAAAAGAGGAGATTACTATCGTTTGGTTTCTTGGTTATGCTGACACTAGCTCTGGCGGCTTGTTCCAATCAATCACAATCAAGTGGTAAAACAGTCATCAAAGTGGCAACAGACTCAGATACAGCACCATTTACTTACAAAGAAAATGACACCTTTAAAGGTTATGATATTGATGTGGTGAAAGCCATTTTTAAGGATTCCAAGAAATATAAAGTTGAATTTGTGACAACGGCGTTTGATTCTATTTTAACAGGAGTAGATGCAGACCGTTACCAAATTGCGGCAAATGACTTTAACTATAATGAAGAACGTGCTGAAAAGTACCTTTTCTCAGACCCAATTTCTAAATCAAACTATGCCATAACAAGTGCTGAAGGGACAAGTTATGATAGTCTTGATGATTTATCTGGAAAATCAACTGAAGTGATTTCAGGTTCTAACTATGCTCAAGTTTTAGAAAAATGGAACGATGAAAATCCTGATAAAGAGCCGATTAAGATTAATTACGCTTCTAGCTCAACAGGATTGACAACACGTGTGCAACATATTGAAAATGGGACAATCGACTTTATTTTGTATGATGCGATTTCATCGAATTATCTCGTTGAGGACCAAGGCTTCAATTTGACAGTGACCAATGTAACAGATGATATTGGCGGCGCGACAGATGGTTTAGAGTACCTATTGTTTGCGGATACAGATGAAGGAACCAAACTACAAAAATTTGTCAATAAACGTATCAAAGAATTAAAAGACGATGGCACATTGGCTGAATTAAGCGAGCAATATTTTGGTGGTGACTTCGTTTCAACAATCAATTAAAAATGAAAAAGAAAAGGATTGGTGATAGGGCTATCGTTATAGTGTAGGATAATAGAAAAGGAGTTCATATGACTTTAACAACATTAGCAGCTGGCTTGTCTTGGTATGATAAGTTGGTTGAAAAAATTCCAGAAGGTCAATTATTCAGTTGGCGAGCGGTTTTTGATGCCATTCCGTCTTTAATAGAACGTTTACCAACAACGCTTGGCTTAACAATAGCAGGTGCGATATTTGGCTTGTTGTTAGCTTTACTATTTGCTATCGTGAAAATCAATCGCACAAAGGTTTTGTATCCGATTCAAGCTGTTTTTGTTAGCTTTTTACGTGGAACACCTATCCTTGTTCAACTCATGTTGACTTACTACGGTATCCCACTTTTCTTGAAATTTCTCAAAATAAGATACGGTTTTGATTGGAATATCAATGCTATTCCAGCATCTGTTTTTGCGGTAACTGCATTTGCTTTCAATGAAGCGGCATACACTAGCGAAACCATTCGAGCTGCGATTCAAGCTGTTAATATCGGAGAAATTGAAGCTGCGCGTAGCTTGGGAATGACCTCCTTTCAAGTTTACCGTCGCGTAATTATTCCAAATGCAGCTGTCATTGCAACGCCGACGTTGATTAACAGCTTGATTGGCTTGACGAAGGGAACATCATTGGCATTTAACGCAGGTATTGTTGAAATGTTTGCCCAAGCGCAGATTTTAGGAGGTTCGGATTATCGTTATTTTGAACGTTACATTTCAGTTGCGCTTGTTTACTGGGTAATCAGTATTATTATTGAACAAATCGGTCGTCTCATCGAAAAACGAATGGATATCGATACGCCTCAATCAAGTCAAAAAGAAGTGACAGGAGATATTCGCTAATGATTAAAATTACAAATTTAACCAAAGAATTTTCAGGGCAAAAAGTTTTAGCTGGTTTGGATGTTGATATTCAAAAGGGAGAAGTTCTAGCTCTTGTCGGTGCTTCAGGTGCAGGAAAATCAACCTTCTTGCGTAGTCTAAATTTTTTAGAAAAACCTGATTTTGGTAGTATTGCTATTGGTGATTTCAAAGTTGATTTTCAAACGATTTCTAAGGAAGATGTCCTTGTTTTACGTCGTAAATTAGCTATGGTTTTCCAACAATTTAATCTCTTTGAACGCCGAACAGCCCTTGAAAATGTCAAAGAAGGCTTAAAAATTGTCAAGAAGCTTCCAGATAGTGAAGCGACAAAAATTGCGAAAGAAGAATTAGCTAAGGTTGGTTTGTCTGACCGTGAAAACTATTACCCACGTCATTTATCAGGTGGGCAAAAACAGCGGGTGGCTTTGGCGCGTGCTTTGGCAATGAAACCAGATATCCTCTTGCTTGATGAACCCACATCAGCACTTGACCCAGAGCTTGTTGGAGAAGTTGAAAAATCAATTGCGGATGCCGCTAAAGCAGGGCAAACAATGATTTTGGTTAGCCATGACATGAACTTTGTTTATCAAGTGGCAGACAAGGTTTTATTCCTTGATAAGGGGCATATTCTTGAAGCTGGTAAACCAGATGATGTTTTCAATCATCCAAAAGAAGCTAGAACCAAAGAATTCTTCGCAAACTATACAAAAACGTATATTTAACCACTAACTTTTGTTATAATGAGAGCTGGGAGACTTTTTCAGCTCTTTTTAGAGTGATAAAGCAAAAATTGATTTAAGTATAGGTGACGTATGTTTTTAGAAATTTTTAGTCTTTATATCAAAGGACTTCTATTAGCTATTGCTTTTGTTTTTTTAGTTGGTATCATTTGGAATTTTTGGCGTGCTGTTCGTAAGTTGGACAAAACAGTCAAAGAACGCCAAGCTTTTTTATATGATGTGTTAATGATGTCAATTATGACTATCCCAGTTTTGTCCTTTGCATTTATGGCGATTTTATTAATGTTCAAAGCGTAATAATTGCAATTTTAATACCTGATTGCTACAATGAAGAAATAATCGAGATATTGAGGTGAATAAATGTACGATACATTAATTATCGGCTCAGGTCCTGCTGGTATGACTGCAGGGCTTTATGCCGCTAGATCTAATTTGAAAGTTGGTATTATTGAACAAGGAGCCCCTGGTGGACAAATGAATAATACCTCAGAAATCGAAAATTACCCAGGATATGACCATATTTCAGGACCAGAATTGTCGATGAATATGCATGCGCCACTTGAAAAGTTTGGTGTTGAAAATATTTACGGTATTGTGAAATCTATCGAGGATGCTGGTGATGTGAAACGTGTCATTACTGAGGATACCAGCTATGAAGCAAAAACAATTATTTTAGCGACTGGTGCTAAATACCGCACTCTTGATGTACCTGGTGAAGAAGAATACACAAGCCGCGGCGTTTCTTACTGTGCTGTCTGTGACGGTGCTTTCTTCCGTAATCAAGATTTATTAGTTGTCGGTGGTGGGGATTCGGCAGTCGAAGAAGCTGTTTACCTCACACAATTTGCCAAATCTGTAACGATTATTCATCGCCGTGATGAATTGCGTGCTCAAAAGATTTTGCAAGATCGTGCTTTTGCTAACGACAAAATCAACTTTATCTGGGATTCTGTGGTCAAAGAAATCAAAGGAACTGATATTAAAGTCTCTGGTGTAACCGTTGAAAATGTTAAAACTGGTGAGCTTAGCGAACACGAATTTGGTGGTATTTTTATCTACGTTGGGGTTAACCCAGTAACAAGTATGGTAGCTGATCTTGGCATCACAGATGAAGCTGGTTGGGTGATAACAGATGAACGCATGATGACACCAAAAGCAGGCATTTTTGCCATTGGAGATGTTCGCCAAAAAGAACTTCGCCAAATCGCGACAGCTGTTGGCGACGGAGCTATTGCTGGACAAGGCGTTTACCAATATATTGAAAATATGACATAATCACATCACTAAAGTCTGAGATGAAAATCTTAGGCTTTTTTATTAGTTGTTAGATTTGTGAGAAAATGTGAAAATATTTTCAGAAAATCAGCTTTTTTTCAAATCTTTGAGCAAAACCTCACAAAGTTTTAGTCAGTCTGTCGTAATTGTGCTATAATATGGGGGATAAATTAACTTTGAGCTGGAGATAACAAAAAATTCTTGTGAGGCTGGTAATGTCTTAACAAGACTAATCAAGGCTCATATTTCTTAAAAAGGGGATACCACATGTATCAAGATGATAGTTTAACTCTCCATACAGATTTGTATCAAATCAATATGATGCAAGTTTACTTTAATCAAGGCATTCACAATAAGAATGCAGTTTTTGAAATCTTTTTCCGTAAAGAACCATTCGCCAATGGCTATGCCGTTTTTGCTGGTTTGCAACGTATGGTTGAATACCTTGAAAATCTTCGTTTTACAGAAACAGACATTGCTTATCTAGAAGATTTAGGTTATCCAGCTGATTTTATTGCTTATTTGAAAGACTTCAAATTGGAATTAACCATTCGTTCAGCTAAAGAAGGTGATTTGGTTTTTGCTAATGAACCAATCGTTCAAGTCGAAGGACCGCTTGCCCAATGTCAATTGGTTGAAACAGCTTTGCTTAACATTATTAATTTCCAAACATTGATTGCGACAAAAGCTGCTCGTATTCGCTCTGTCATTGAGGACGAGCCCTTGCTAGAATTCGGTAGTCGTCGTGCCCAAGAAATGGATGCAGCTATTTGGGGAACACGTGCAGCTATTATTGGTGGTGCAAATGCCACTTCAAATGTTCGCGCTGGTAAAATGTTTGACATCCCAGTATCAGGAACACATGCACACGCTTTAGTTCAAGCTTATGGCGATGATTACGAAGCATTCATGGCTTATGCCGGTACTCACAAAGATTGTGTTTTCTTAGTTGATACATACGATACTCTTCGTCTTGGTGTTCCAGCAGCTATTCGCGTTGCCAACGAATTAGGTGATAAGATTAATTTCCTTGGTGTTCGTATTGACTCAGGAGATATGGCTTATTTGTCTAAAAAAATTCGTAAACAGTTAGATGCTGCCGGCTATCCAAATGCTAAGATTTACGCTTCAAATGACTTGGATGAAAATACCATTCTCAACCTTAAAATGCAAAAGTCCAAAATTGATGTCTGGGGTGTTGGAACAAAATTAATCACAGCTTACGACCAACCAGCACTTGGTGCAGTTTATAAGATTGTATCTATGGAAGATGAAAATGGTGTCATGCAAGATACTATTAAGTTGTCAAATAACGCCGAAAAAGTCTCTACACCAGGTAAAAAACAAGTGTGGCGTATTACTAGTCGTGAAAGAAATAAAACAGAAGGTGACTACATCACTTTCACAGACACTGATGTTAATAAACTTGACGAAGTTTACATGTTTCACCCAACATACACTTATATCAATAAAATAGTAAGAGATTTTGAGGCTGTGCCACTTCTTGTTGATATTTTCGACAAAGGGAAATTAGTTTATAACTTACCATCTCTTTCCGAGATTCAAGAATATGCTCGTAAAGAATTTGACAAACTTTGGGATGAATATAAACGCCTGCTTAATCCACAAGATTACCCAGTTGATTTGTCACAAGAAGTTTGGCAAAACAAAATGAACCTTATTGACCGTATCCGAAAAGAAGCACAACAAAAAGGAGAAGTTAAATGACGTTACAAGAAAAAATCATTGCTGAATTAGGGGTTAAACCAAGTATTGACCCTAAAGAAGAAATTCGCGTATCAGTTGATTTTCTTAAAGATTATTTAAAAAAACATTCTTTCCTTAAAAGTTATGTTTTAGGGATTTCTGGTGGACAAGATTCAAGCTTGGCAGGACGTTTGGCACAAATTGCCGTAGAAGAACTACGTGCTGAAACTGGCGATGATAGCTACAAATTTGTTGCTGTACGTTTACCGTATGGCGTCCAAGCTGACGAAGAGGATGCTCAACGTGCTCTTAAATTCATCCAGCCAGATGTTAGCCTTGTCGTTAATATCAAAGAAGGTGTTGACGGACAGGTTCGTGAACTTGAAAAAGCTGGCATTGATGTTTCAGATTTCAATAAAGGAAATATCAAAGCACGCCAACGTATGATCACACAATATGCCGTTGCTGGAGCAAATAGCGGAGCTGTTATTGGTACTGACCACGCTGCTGAAAACATCACAGGCTTCTTCACTAAATTTGGTGACGGTGGTGCTGATGTTATTCCTCTTTATCGTTTAAACAAACGTCAAGGAAAACAATTGTTAGCAGAACTCGGTGCAGATCCTGCAATCTATGAAAAAATTCCAACAGCTGACTTGGAAGAAAATCGCCCAGGAATTGCAGACGAAGTTGCTTTAGGTGTCACATATAATGATATTGATGACTATCTTGAAGGTAAAACAGTTTCATCAGAAGCCAAAGAAAAAATTGAAAATTGGTGGCGTAAAACAGAACACAAACGTCACTTACCGATCACAGTATTTGATGATTTCTGGAAATAAAACAAAAGACCCGCTGGGTCTTTTTTCTTTGAAAAACAGTAGTCTGAAATTGTAGTTGTCACAAAAGGTTACATACTCTTGTAATTCCTTTAAAAATGTCAGAATTTTTTATCAAAAATTCTTGCAATCTCCTTAATAAGCGATATAATGGATATTAGTTAAGTATGGTTAAGTCAGAAAACATTACATGACTGTCAACCGATAATATAGGAGGAATTATGTCAGAATTATCATCAACATTTACCGAAAAACTCTTTGCTGATTTTCAAGCTGATAGCAAATTACGTGCTGTTGAAAATGCTGTAACTCACAATGGATTGTTAAAATCACTTGAAACACGTCAAAGTGAAATGGAAAACGATCACGCTTTTTCAATTGATTTGACAAAAGATAAGGTTGCCAACCAAAAAGCATCAGGTCGTTGCTGGATGTTTGCAGCACTCAATACTTTCCGTCATAAAATGATTTCAGATTTGAACTTGGAAAATTTTGAGCTTTCTCAAGCCCACACATTCTTCTGGGATAAATACGAAAAATCAAACTGGTTCTTAGAACAAGTTATCGCAACAGCAGATCAAGAACTCGGTAGTCGTAAAGTAAAATTCTTGTTTGATGTGCCACAACAAGACGGTGGACAATGGGATATGGTTGTTGCCCTTTTTGAAAAATACGGTGTCGTACCAAAAGCAGCATACCCAGAATCAATTTCATCAAGCAACAGCCGCGAATTGAACCAATACCTTAACAAATTATTGCGTCAAGACGCTCAAATTTTGCGTGAAGCTATTGCAGCTGGTGCTGATGACAAAGCTGTTCAAGCGAAAAAAGAAGCCCTTCTCCAAGAAGTCTTTAATTTCTTAGCAATCAATCTTGGTTTGCCACCACGCACGATTGACTTTGCTTACCGTGACAAAGATAACAATTATCATTCAGATAAAAACATCACACCACAAGAATTTTTCAAAAAATATGTTGGTTTAGACCTTTCAGAATACGTATCAGTTATCAATGCGCCAACAGCCGATAAACCTTACGGCAAATCTTACACTGTTGAAATGCTTGGTAATGTGGTTGGTAGCCGTGAAGTTCGTTACCTTAACCTTGATATGGAACGCTTCAAAGAATTGGCTATCGCTCAAATGCAAGCTGGTGAAACTGTTTGGTTTGGTTCTGATGTTGGCCAAATCTCAGACCGTCAAAAAGGTATCATGGCGACAAACGTTTATGATTTTGAAACAGCTATGGACATCAATTTCACTCAAGACAAAGCAGGACGTCTTGATTACAGCGAAAGTCTGATGACACACGCTATGGTGCTTACAGGTGTTGATTTGGACGAAAATGGCAAATCTCTTAAATGGAAAGTTGAAAATTCATGGGGAGATAAAGTTGGTAACAAAGGTTACTTTGTCGCTTCAGACGCTTGGATGGATGAATTTACTTACCAAATCGTTGTACGTAAAGAATTTTTGACAGCAGAAGAACGCGCAGCTTATGAAGCAGAACCAATCGTCCTTGCACCATGGGATCCAATGGGAGCTCTTGCAAGTAAATAAAAAGAATGACATCAGCTGTTTGGCTGATGTCATTTTGCATATAAGAATAAAATACTCCCTCCAGTTTTTGTACTGTCCTCAAAAATCTAGACAAATCATTGGTGAAAGAATTTAGTTCTGTATCCTTATCTTCTTGAACTAGTCGTTTGACTTGATAGTAATCAGTTGAACGGGATAAATCAAGAATTTTAAGCAAAGTTTCTAGAGAAAAGTGATCAATTAATTCTTGAATGATTTTTGTCGCTCTTTGAGCCTTGCTTCGCCCCATCTTTGGTGGGCTCCCTCTAGTTTTCTCAACAATAGTACCCCCATTTTTCTTATATTGTGCCAGCCACTTTGCCAGCTGACTATAATTGAGTAAGGCATAATCAAGAGCTAGTTGCTTTTGGGATTGACCTTTAAACAAAACTTTAGCAATCATTTCCTGCTTTAAGTCTGGAGAGTAATAGATATTTTTCCTTTTCTAGACGATACCTATTCCATACCGATCAATCAGTCGAAACATATATTTGATATAAGCCTTAACAATACTAAACTTTTCTGATAAGGAGTTAATCGACTCTCCATTTTGGCGTAACTCATAGAGTTGAACCTTATCTTCATAACTTAATGTCATACAAAAAGCACTCCAATCGTTAGATGTCGTGTCTAACGATCAGAGTGCAGGTCGTTCAGAGAGAGTTTTTTGTGCTAATCATTACTAGATTCTGTGCTACTATTATCTAAATTGTTGTCAGCTTCGTTTGATGATTCGGTTGAAGAACTATTTTCACTAGTAGATTCAGCGGTTGATGACTCTTCTTCAGAGGAAGTTGAACTTGAACCGTAGATGTTACTGTAAACGGAACTTGATGTTGATGAGTAAGTGTAGTTATTACTTGAACCACTTAGGTAAACATAGCTACCGCTAGTATAAACACCACTTGGTACGGTGAAGTCTTTACTGCCACTACCATATTTTTCATTTAGATAGCTTTGCATTGCTTTATAAACATCAGCTGCGATATTCAAACCATCACCATAAATTGG
Coding sequences within:
- the pepC gene encoding aminopeptidase C, with amino-acid sequence MSELSSTFTEKLFADFQADSKLRAVENAVTHNGLLKSLETRQSEMENDHAFSIDLTKDKVANQKASGRCWMFAALNTFRHKMISDLNLENFELSQAHTFFWDKYEKSNWFLEQVIATADQELGSRKVKFLFDVPQQDGGQWDMVVALFEKYGVVPKAAYPESISSSNSRELNQYLNKLLRQDAQILREAIAAGADDKAVQAKKEALLQEVFNFLAINLGLPPRTIDFAYRDKDNNYHSDKNITPQEFFKKYVGLDLSEYVSVINAPTADKPYGKSYTVEMLGNVVGSREVRYLNLDMERFKELAIAQMQAGETVWFGSDVGQISDRQKGIMATNVYDFETAMDINFTQDKAGRLDYSESLMTHAMVLTGVDLDENGKSLKWKVENSWGDKVGNKGYFVASDAWMDEFTYQIVVRKEFLTAEERAAYEAEPIVLAPWDPMGALASK
- a CDS encoding amino acid ABC transporter permease codes for the protein MTLTTLAAGLSWYDKLVEKIPEGQLFSWRAVFDAIPSLIERLPTTLGLTIAGAIFGLLLALLFAIVKINRTKVLYPIQAVFVSFLRGTPILVQLMLTYYGIPLFLKFLKIRYGFDWNINAIPASVFAVTAFAFNEAAYTSETIRAAIQAVNIGEIEAARSLGMTSFQVYRRVIIPNAAVIATPTLINSLIGLTKGTSLAFNAGIVEMFAQAQILGGSDYRYFERYISVALVYWVISIIIEQIGRLIEKRMDIDTPQSSQKEVTGDIR
- a CDS encoding transporter substrate-binding domain-containing protein; translated protein: MKKRRLLSFGFLVMLTLALAACSNQSQSSGKTVIKVATDSDTAPFTYKENDTFKGYDIDVVKAIFKDSKKYKVEFVTTAFDSILTGVDADRYQIAANDFNYNEERAEKYLFSDPISKSNYAITSAEGTSYDSLDDLSGKSTEVISGSNYAQVLEKWNDENPDKEPIKINYASSSTGLTTRVQHIENGTIDFILYDAISSNYLVEDQGFNLTVTNVTDDIGGATDGLEYLLFADTDEGTKLQKFVNKRIKELKDDGTLAELSEQYFGGDFVSTIN
- a CDS encoding amino acid ABC transporter ATP-binding protein, which encodes MIKITNLTKEFSGQKVLAGLDVDIQKGEVLALVGASGAGKSTFLRSLNFLEKPDFGSIAIGDFKVDFQTISKEDVLVLRRKLAMVFQQFNLFERRTALENVKEGLKIVKKLPDSEATKIAKEELAKVGLSDRENYYPRHLSGGQKQRVALARALAMKPDILLLDEPTSALDPELVGEVEKSIADAAKAGQTMILVSHDMNFVYQVADKVLFLDKGHILEAGKPDDVFNHPKEARTKEFFANYTKTYI
- the trxB gene encoding thioredoxin-disulfide reductase; translation: MYDTLIIGSGPAGMTAGLYAARSNLKVGIIEQGAPGGQMNNTSEIENYPGYDHISGPELSMNMHAPLEKFGVENIYGIVKSIEDAGDVKRVITEDTSYEAKTIILATGAKYRTLDVPGEEEYTSRGVSYCAVCDGAFFRNQDLLVVGGGDSAVEEAVYLTQFAKSVTIIHRRDELRAQKILQDRAFANDKINFIWDSVVKEIKGTDIKVSGVTVENVKTGELSEHEFGGIFIYVGVNPVTSMVADLGITDEAGWVITDERMMTPKAGIFAIGDVRQKELRQIATAVGDGAIAGQGVYQYIENMT
- a CDS encoding nicotinate phosphoribosyltransferase; this encodes MYQDDSLTLHTDLYQINMMQVYFNQGIHNKNAVFEIFFRKEPFANGYAVFAGLQRMVEYLENLRFTETDIAYLEDLGYPADFIAYLKDFKLELTIRSAKEGDLVFANEPIVQVEGPLAQCQLVETALLNIINFQTLIATKAARIRSVIEDEPLLEFGSRRAQEMDAAIWGTRAAIIGGANATSNVRAGKMFDIPVSGTHAHALVQAYGDDYEAFMAYAGTHKDCVFLVDTYDTLRLGVPAAIRVANELGDKINFLGVRIDSGDMAYLSKKIRKQLDAAGYPNAKIYASNDLDENTILNLKMQKSKIDVWGVGTKLITAYDQPALGAVYKIVSMEDENGVMQDTIKLSNNAEKVSTPGKKQVWRITSRERNKTEGDYITFTDTDVNKLDEVYMFHPTYTYINKIVRDFEAVPLLVDIFDKGKLVYNLPSLSEIQEYARKEFDKLWDEYKRLLNPQDYPVDLSQEVWQNKMNLIDRIRKEAQQKGEVK
- a CDS encoding DEAD/DEAH box helicase, which translates into the protein MSFNDFNFKPYIREALAELKFTNPTEVQQKLIPVVRSGRDLVGESKTGSGKTHTFLLPIFEKLDENSNNVQVVITAPSRELATQIYQATKQIAEKSETEIRVVNYVGGTDKLRQIEKLKSSQPHIVIGTPGRIYDLVKSGDLEIYKAHTFVVDEADMTLDMGFLDTVDKIAGTLPKDVQILVFSATIPQKLQPFLKKYLTNPVMEKIKTTTVIADTIDNWLVSTKGRDKNAQILEITKALNPYLAMIFVNTKERADELHSYLVSNGLKVAKIHGDIPPRERKRTMNQIKKLSYEYIVATDLAARGIDIEGVSHVINDAIPQDLSFFVHRVGRTGRNDLNGIAITLYKPSDDSDIRELEKMGIKFVPKMLKNGEFQDTYDRDRRANREKSYQKLDTEMIGLVKKKKKKIKPGYKKKIQWKVDEKRKRERRAANRAKGRAERKARKQTF
- the nadE gene encoding ammonia-dependent NAD(+) synthetase — encoded protein: MTLQEKIIAELGVKPSIDPKEEIRVSVDFLKDYLKKHSFLKSYVLGISGGQDSSLAGRLAQIAVEELRAETGDDSYKFVAVRLPYGVQADEEDAQRALKFIQPDVSLVVNIKEGVDGQVRELEKAGIDVSDFNKGNIKARQRMITQYAVAGANSGAVIGTDHAAENITGFFTKFGDGGADVIPLYRLNKRQGKQLLAELGADPAIYEKIPTADLEENRPGIADEVALGVTYNDIDDYLEGKTVSSEAKEKIENWWRKTEHKRHLPITVFDDFWK
- a CDS encoding DUF4059 family protein, whose protein sequence is MFLEIFSLYIKGLLLAIAFVFLVGIIWNFWRAVRKLDKTVKERQAFLYDVLMMSIMTIPVLSFAFMAILLMFKA